The Deltaproteobacteria bacterium sequence ACGTTCCGCCGTACCAGCCCAGCGAGGACGCGTGCGCGCACACCACTGATGGCGGCGCGTGCAACATCAACCTCGACTACGACAACCCCGCCACCCAGGGCACGGGCTACGCCGACGGCGGCAGCGGCTTCTGCGAGGGCGGCGGCAGCTGCTCCATCACCCTCCCGACCTTGCCCTACCCCGACGGCGGCTACGACCCGAACGATCCCAGCATCGTTCCCGGCGGGACGGTGAGCTGCATCGCCAACTACAAGTGCTTCGAGGACGTGCCTTGCTTGCAGTGCGTCCCCTCCGCCGGCG is a genomic window containing:
- a CDS encoding SYNERG-CTERM sorting domain-containing protein; protein product: MNRWLLVAAAAVLLAIPRIARADVPPYQPSEDACAHTTDGGACNINLDYDNPATQGTGYADGGSGFCEGGGSCSITLPTLPYPDGGYDPNDPSIVPGGTVSCIANYKCFEDVPCLQCVPSAGGTTTGGTTTGGSTSTSTSTSTSTSSSSTTTGSSGSADGGSGNGGSSGCSSVSAVAPWFLALLIPVLVRRKKA